In Labrys wisconsinensis, the following proteins share a genomic window:
- a CDS encoding MFS transporter, with translation MSAEAGAVARESVLQADGDPRRWFALPVLLTGAFLPVLDFNVVNLALPAIRQTLSATSSDLQFVISAYAATYAVFLITGGRLGDWLGRKRMFMLGVAGFTIASVLCGTAWSPAILIAGRSLQGLTATVMAPQVLASIRVLFPASEQGKALGLYGATFGFANIAGQIFGGVLVSSHPFGFTWQAIFLVNVPIGLAAFIGSLLFLGDSRADHAHKLDIGGVALLSATLGLLVYPLVEGWEMGWPFWLVAMLVASPVALAAFIRFEKRLMDRGGSPLVDLSLFRERGFAIGVAMALVFYMHAAFYLMFSVYLQGGLHLTPLDAGLRTLPFGIGYFMASFAAAGVMRRLGPRALTLGFIGQVLGFSVVIFAVAGALQGWLEIGLSVAGLGFGILTPSVIKAVISGVDQRHAGLASGIVISTFQIGAALGVAIVGGVFFSILGAGQDLAAYADAFAIALGCNVALLALGGVLSLWLPDDKRAAARRPG, from the coding sequence ATGAGCGCAGAGGCTGGAGCAGTGGCACGGGAAAGCGTCTTGCAGGCAGACGGCGATCCGCGGCGATGGTTCGCCCTGCCCGTCCTTCTGACCGGCGCGTTCCTGCCAGTGCTCGATTTCAACGTCGTCAATCTGGCGCTGCCGGCGATCCGCCAGACTCTGAGCGCGACATCGAGTGACCTTCAGTTCGTCATATCAGCCTATGCGGCGACCTATGCGGTGTTTCTCATCACCGGCGGCCGGCTGGGCGATTGGCTCGGCCGCAAGCGGATGTTCATGCTGGGCGTCGCGGGCTTCACCATCGCGTCCGTGCTGTGCGGCACTGCGTGGTCACCCGCCATTCTCATTGCCGGCCGTAGTCTGCAAGGCCTGACCGCGACGGTGATGGCGCCGCAGGTCCTTGCCTCGATCCGCGTCCTGTTCCCGGCATCGGAGCAGGGAAAAGCGCTGGGCCTTTATGGCGCCACCTTCGGTTTTGCCAACATTGCAGGCCAGATCTTCGGCGGCGTGCTGGTGTCGTCGCATCCCTTCGGGTTCACCTGGCAGGCGATCTTTCTCGTCAACGTGCCGATCGGACTCGCCGCCTTCATCGGCAGCCTGCTCTTTCTCGGCGATTCGCGGGCCGATCACGCACACAAGCTCGATATCGGCGGCGTGGCGCTTCTATCGGCAACGCTCGGCCTGCTGGTTTACCCGCTGGTCGAAGGGTGGGAGATGGGATGGCCGTTCTGGCTCGTCGCCATGCTCGTCGCGTCTCCCGTGGCGCTGGCCGCCTTCATCCGGTTCGAGAAGCGACTGATGGATCGCGGCGGCTCGCCGCTGGTCGATCTGTCGCTGTTCCGCGAGAGAGGCTTCGCAATCGGCGTCGCGATGGCGCTCGTCTTTTACATGCACGCGGCCTTCTATTTGATGTTCTCGGTCTATTTGCAAGGCGGCCTGCATCTGACGCCGCTCGACGCCGGCTTGCGGACGCTCCCCTTCGGCATCGGCTATTTCATGGCGTCGTTTGCCGCGGCCGGCGTCATGCGGCGGCTCGGACCTCGTGCGTTGACGCTGGGTTTCATCGGCCAGGTTCTCGGCTTCAGCGTGGTGATCTTCGCCGTGGCGGGGGCGCTTCAGGGGTGGCTCGAGATCGGCCTTTCGGTGGCGGGATTAGGGTTCGGCATCTTGACGCCTTCGGTGATCAAAGCGGTGATCAGCGGCGTCGATCAGCGTCACGCCGGACTCGCATCAGGCATCGTCATTTCCACCTTCCAGATTGGCGCAGCCCTCGGCGTTGCGATCGTCGGCGGCGTCTTCTTCAGCATTCTCGGCGCCGGACAGGATCTCGCCGCCTACGCAGATGCCTTCGCCATCGCACTCGGCTGTAACGTCGCGCTCCTCGCTCTGGGCGGCGTGCTGTCGCTGTGGCTACCGGACGACAAACGCGCAGCAGCGCGCAGGCCGGGTTAG